The Caulifigura coniformis genome includes a region encoding these proteins:
- the kdpC gene encoding potassium-transporting ATPase subunit KdpC, producing the protein MFQQLRTAISMLIVMTVMTGVVYPLCVTAVAQVAFPHEANGSLIREGADLVGSELIGQNFSQPRYFWGRLSATAPVPYNAAASGGSNLGPLNPALVDATRVRVDALNASEPSTRLIPVDLATASGSGLDPHISPAAAEIQVRRVAVARRMAEHDLHSLVVEFTEGRQFGLLGEPRVNVLKLNLALDRMSAGSRSR; encoded by the coding sequence ATGTTTCAGCAGTTACGAACGGCGATCAGCATGCTGATCGTGATGACCGTGATGACCGGCGTCGTCTATCCCTTGTGCGTCACCGCCGTCGCGCAGGTGGCCTTCCCTCACGAGGCGAACGGCAGCCTGATTCGCGAAGGGGCCGACCTCGTCGGCTCGGAGTTGATTGGCCAGAACTTCTCGCAGCCCCGGTACTTCTGGGGCCGGCTCTCGGCGACGGCCCCCGTCCCGTACAATGCCGCGGCCTCCGGCGGGTCGAACCTGGGCCCCCTGAATCCTGCTCTGGTGGATGCCACACGCGTGCGAGTCGACGCCTTGAACGCCAGCGAACCTTCGACGCGTCTGATTCCCGTCGACCTCGCGACGGCCTCGGGGAGCGGACTCGATCCACACATCTCACCCGCTGCGGCGGAGATTCAGGTTCGGCGCGTGGCGGTCGCCCGTCGTATGGCCGAACACGACCTTCACTCGCTCGTTGTCGAGTTCACCGAAGGCCGACAGTTCGGCCTCCTCGGTGAACCTCGCGTGAATGTCCTGAAGCTCAACCTCGCGCTCGACCGGATGTCGGCGGGGAGTCGTTCCCGGTGA
- the kdpB gene encoding potassium-transporting ATPase subunit KdpB, producing MTRTTTRLFDKALVLDAIVASFRKLNPRVQLRNPVMFAVYLGSILTTLYWLRSFTQSSTESTGFTLAVAIWLWFTVLFANFAEAIAEGHGKAQAASLKKSRTSVPARRLTDLKSRAAVEVAAPDLKVDDLVLVEAGESIPADGEVIEGVASVDESAITGESAPVVRESGGDRSSVTGGTRVISDWLIVRVKALPGQSFLDRMIAMVEGAKRQKTPNEIALAILLAALTLIFLLVVATLLPFSMCAVQTSGQGQAISLTVLIALFVCLAPTTIGALLSAIGIAGMNRLSQANVIAMSGRAVEAAGDVDVLLLDKTGTITLGNRQATRFVPAPGITDREVAEAAHLASMADETAEGRSIAILAKNLFGLRGRDLEQIQPHFVPFSARTRMSGVSLDGSEIRKGAAEAVESHVKSLGGFLPDQSRAVVQQIAKSGGTPLVVSRDAKVLGVIELKDIVKGGIKERFAELRQMGIKTVMITGDNPLTAAAIAAEAGVDDYLAEATPEAKLALIRDYQKGGRLVAMTGDGTNDAPALAQADVAVAMNSGTQAAKEAGNMVDLDSNPTKLIEIVNIGKQLLMTRGSLTTFSIANDVAKYFAILPAAFAATYPALKALDPMRLTSPSSAILSAVIFNALIIMALVPLALRGVKYRPVGAAQLLRNNFLIYGLGGLIVPFVGIKLIDMVLYVSGLA from the coding sequence ATGACCAGAACTACCACTCGACTGTTCGACAAAGCTCTCGTTCTCGATGCGATCGTCGCTTCATTCCGCAAGCTGAATCCAAGGGTCCAGCTACGGAACCCGGTGATGTTTGCCGTGTACCTGGGAAGCATCCTGACGACGCTGTACTGGCTGCGATCGTTCACCCAGTCGTCCACGGAATCGACCGGCTTCACGCTGGCGGTTGCGATCTGGCTGTGGTTCACCGTCCTGTTCGCGAATTTCGCAGAGGCCATCGCGGAGGGCCACGGCAAGGCGCAGGCTGCTTCACTCAAGAAGAGCCGGACGTCAGTTCCGGCCCGCCGCCTGACCGATCTCAAGTCGCGAGCGGCGGTCGAAGTCGCTGCTCCGGACCTGAAGGTCGATGACCTGGTCCTCGTCGAAGCCGGTGAATCCATTCCGGCGGACGGCGAGGTGATCGAAGGTGTGGCGTCCGTCGATGAGAGTGCGATCACGGGCGAAAGCGCTCCCGTCGTGCGCGAAAGCGGCGGCGACCGCAGTTCCGTCACGGGAGGAACCCGTGTGATCTCCGACTGGCTGATCGTGCGTGTGAAAGCACTCCCCGGCCAGAGCTTTCTCGACCGCATGATCGCGATGGTCGAAGGAGCGAAACGGCAGAAGACTCCGAACGAGATTGCCCTCGCAATCCTCCTTGCGGCCCTGACGCTGATCTTCCTGCTGGTTGTTGCGACGCTGCTTCCATTTTCGATGTGCGCCGTGCAGACATCGGGACAGGGGCAGGCCATCAGTCTCACCGTGTTGATTGCGTTATTCGTCTGCCTGGCGCCGACGACGATTGGCGCCCTGCTGTCAGCGATCGGCATCGCCGGGATGAATCGGCTCAGCCAGGCCAACGTGATCGCGATGTCGGGCCGGGCGGTGGAAGCGGCCGGCGACGTCGACGTCCTGCTGCTCGACAAGACCGGGACGATCACGCTCGGAAACCGCCAGGCGACCAGGTTTGTTCCGGCTCCGGGGATCACGGACCGTGAGGTTGCCGAGGCCGCGCACCTGGCTTCGATGGCGGATGAAACGGCTGAGGGGCGCAGCATCGCCATCCTCGCGAAGAACCTGTTCGGCCTCCGGGGCCGGGACCTCGAACAGATCCAGCCGCATTTCGTTCCGTTCTCCGCCCGCACCCGAATGAGCGGCGTGTCGCTGGATGGATCGGAGATCCGAAAGGGAGCAGCGGAAGCCGTGGAATCGCACGTCAAGTCGCTCGGCGGCTTTCTCCCCGATCAATCGCGGGCGGTCGTTCAGCAGATTGCGAAGTCCGGCGGGACGCCGCTGGTGGTCAGTCGCGACGCGAAAGTCCTGGGCGTCATCGAGCTCAAGGACATTGTGAAAGGCGGCATCAAGGAGCGTTTCGCGGAACTGCGGCAGATGGGGATCAAGACAGTGATGATCACCGGGGACAACCCATTGACGGCGGCCGCGATCGCTGCCGAAGCCGGAGTCGACGACTACCTGGCGGAGGCCACGCCTGAAGCGAAGCTGGCGCTCATTCGCGATTACCAGAAAGGTGGACGGCTGGTCGCGATGACGGGTGATGGAACCAACGATGCGCCGGCCCTCGCGCAGGCGGACGTCGCCGTGGCCATGAACAGCGGCACGCAGGCGGCGAAGGAGGCCGGCAACATGGTCGATCTCGATTCCAATCCGACGAAGCTGATCGAGATCGTGAATATCGGCAAGCAGCTCCTCATGACCCGCGGTTCGCTGACGACGTTCAGCATCGCGAACGACGTCGCCAAGTATTTCGCGATCCTGCCAGCGGCGTTCGCCGCGACTTATCCCGCGCTCAAGGCGCTGGACCCGATGCGGCTGACGTCGCCTTCGAGCGCCATTCTGTCGGCCGTCATCTTCAACGCCCTGATCATCATGGCGCTCGTGCCTTTGGCGCTGAGAGGAGTGAAATATCGGCCGGTCGGCGCGGCCCAACTCCTCCGAAACAACTTTCTGATTTACGGCCTGGGTGGACTGATCGTCCCCTTTGTCGGAATCAAGCTGATTGACATGGTGCTTTATGTCTCCGGTCTCGCATGA
- the kdpA gene encoding potassium-transporting ATPase subunit KdpA: MTVSSFIQAILFLGVLGACVKPLGLYMARVYAGHGHALTRALGWVERGVYRICRIVPQVEMTWRQYAGAVMMLSLVSVFAVYGLQRLQAVLPLNPEQLGAVSPDSSFNTAISFVTNTNWQGYGGESTMSALTQMLALTVQNFVSAAVGMAVLIALIRGFTRNTVGTIGNFWVDLVRGTLYILMPLSAVLAIALVSQGVVQTFSSYRDVTLREPAVDASGKSIVAQKIAVGPAASQIAIKQLGTNGGGFFNVNSAHPLENPTPLSNFLQMAAILLIPAALCYTFGEMVADRRQGWTVLAAMTAIFIPLLFFVMAAEQQGNPALSPYGVDQVASATQAGGNMEGKETRFGIANSALWAVTTTAASNGSVNAMHDSFTPLGGLVPMWLMQLGEVVFGGVGSGLYGMLVFAIIAVFLSGLMVGRTPEYLGKKITAFEVKMAVLAVLFPCTMVLLGTAIGVVSASGRSTIFNPGAHGFSEVLYAFSSAANNNGSAFAGLGANTPFYNGLLGLAMLVGRFWVMAPVLAIAGSLASKKVIPVGAGTLPTHTPLFVVLLVSVVLIIGALSFFPALALGPIVEHLMLPTAAMSH, encoded by the coding sequence ATGACTGTTTCTTCCTTCATTCAAGCGATCCTTTTCCTCGGTGTCCTTGGCGCCTGCGTCAAACCGCTCGGGCTTTACATGGCCCGCGTGTACGCGGGCCACGGCCATGCCCTGACCCGGGCACTCGGATGGGTCGAACGTGGCGTGTATCGAATCTGTCGTATCGTCCCGCAGGTCGAAATGACGTGGCGGCAGTACGCCGGCGCGGTGATGATGCTGAGCCTCGTCAGTGTGTTTGCCGTTTACGGGCTGCAGCGGCTTCAGGCGGTTCTCCCGCTCAACCCTGAGCAGTTGGGAGCGGTGTCGCCCGACTCGTCGTTCAACACAGCCATCAGTTTCGTCACGAACACGAACTGGCAGGGCTACGGCGGCGAATCGACCATGAGCGCTCTGACGCAGATGCTCGCGCTGACGGTTCAGAACTTCGTCTCGGCCGCTGTTGGAATGGCGGTGCTCATCGCCCTGATCCGCGGCTTCACTCGCAATACCGTCGGCACGATCGGCAACTTCTGGGTCGACCTGGTCCGCGGGACTCTTTACATCCTCATGCCGCTGTCGGCCGTCCTGGCGATCGCCCTGGTCTCCCAAGGCGTTGTGCAGACCTTCAGCTCTTACCGCGATGTGACGCTTCGCGAGCCGGCCGTGGACGCATCGGGCAAGAGCATCGTGGCACAAAAGATCGCAGTCGGTCCGGCCGCGTCGCAGATCGCGATCAAGCAGCTGGGCACGAACGGCGGCGGCTTCTTCAACGTGAACTCGGCCCACCCGCTCGAGAACCCGACGCCGCTTTCGAATTTCCTGCAGATGGCGGCCATCCTGCTGATTCCCGCCGCCCTCTGTTACACGTTCGGGGAGATGGTCGCCGACCGTCGACAAGGCTGGACAGTGCTGGCGGCGATGACGGCCATTTTCATCCCGCTGCTGTTCTTCGTGATGGCAGCGGAACAACAAGGGAACCCCGCGCTGTCGCCATACGGCGTGGACCAGGTCGCCTCGGCAACACAGGCCGGCGGCAATATGGAGGGTAAAGAGACGCGGTTCGGAATCGCGAACTCCGCCCTCTGGGCCGTCACGACCACGGCCGCTTCGAACGGCTCCGTCAACGCCATGCACGATTCGTTTACCCCGCTCGGCGGGCTCGTGCCGATGTGGCTGATGCAGCTGGGAGAGGTCGTCTTCGGAGGCGTGGGGTCCGGCCTGTATGGGATGCTCGTGTTCGCGATCATTGCGGTGTTTCTCTCGGGACTGATGGTCGGGCGGACTCCGGAATACCTCGGCAAGAAGATCACGGCATTCGAAGTCAAGATGGCGGTCCTGGCCGTGCTGTTTCCCTGCACGATGGTGTTGCTGGGGACGGCGATCGGCGTCGTCTCGGCCTCGGGGCGGAGCACGATCTTCAATCCGGGCGCTCACGGATTCAGCGAGGTGCTGTACGCGTTCTCGTCCGCCGCAAACAACAACGGCAGTGCGTTCGCGGGTCTGGGGGCGAACACGCCGTTCTACAACGGACTGTTGGGGCTGGCGATGCTTGTCGGCCGGTTCTGGGTGATGGCGCCGGTCCTCGCGATCGCAGGATCGCTGGCGTCGAAGAAAGTGATCCCGGTCGGCGCGGGAACGCTGCCGACACATACACCTCTGTTTGTGGTCCTGCTGGTGTCGGTTGTCCTGATCATCGGCGCCCTCAGCTTTTTCCCGGCACTCGCCCTCGGGCCGATTGTCGAGCACCTGATGCTGCCCACCGCGGCCATGAGTCACTGA
- a CDS encoding potassium-transporting ATPase subunit F, translated as MDVNTLISLVAAVLLAAYLTAALLLPENFS; from the coding sequence GTGGACGTCAATACCCTGATTTCACTGGTCGCGGCCGTCCTGCTGGCGGCGTACCTCACGGCGGCCCTGCTGTTGCCGGAGAACTTCTCATGA
- a CDS encoding carbohydrate kinase family protein gives MSASSSSSPAPLVIGLGEAVWDLFPDSRRAGGAPGNVAYQVQQLGGRALVATRFGRDEAGQALADHLAGEGLDLSLVQWDEALPTGAVTVHLEDPAHPHYTIHAPAAWDNLEATPALLDAARRADAICFGTLAQRDSRSRETIHRVLAAAGPRCLVVYDINLRQTYYDREWIECSLAASKIAKLNHDEVAIIAPLLGLPARPADFARALLEGTAVEAVCVTRAEEGCLVVTPGETVDIPGERVDVVDAVGSGDAFSAAMIMSLCRGWSLEKAVRFANRVGALMATKPGATPRIAAEYAELWKTFGRS, from the coding sequence ATGTCGGCGTCGTCTTCTTCCTCCCCTGCACCGCTCGTCATCGGGCTGGGCGAAGCTGTGTGGGACCTGTTCCCCGATTCCCGCCGTGCGGGGGGAGCGCCGGGGAACGTCGCCTACCAGGTTCAACAGCTGGGAGGTCGCGCGCTGGTGGCGACGCGGTTTGGACGCGACGAAGCGGGCCAGGCCCTTGCCGATCATCTGGCTGGCGAAGGGCTCGACCTGAGCCTCGTTCAATGGGACGAAGCGCTGCCGACCGGCGCCGTGACGGTGCATCTGGAAGATCCGGCCCATCCGCACTACACGATCCACGCGCCGGCCGCCTGGGACAACCTGGAAGCCACTCCGGCGCTGCTGGACGCGGCCCGGCGTGCAGATGCCATCTGCTTCGGCACGCTGGCTCAGCGGGATTCCCGATCACGCGAGACGATTCACCGGGTGCTGGCGGCCGCGGGGCCGCGCTGCCTGGTCGTCTATGACATCAACCTCCGGCAAACGTACTACGATCGCGAATGGATCGAATGTTCCCTGGCGGCGTCGAAGATCGCAAAGCTGAATCATGACGAAGTGGCGATCATCGCGCCGCTGCTGGGGCTGCCTGCGCGTCCGGCCGATTTCGCCCGGGCGCTGCTGGAAGGGACCGCGGTCGAGGCGGTCTGCGTGACGCGGGCCGAGGAAGGCTGCCTCGTGGTGACGCCGGGGGAGACGGTCGACATCCCGGGGGAACGGGTGGACGTGGTGGATGCGGTCGGATCGGGGGATGCCTTTTCCGCGGCGATGATCATGTCGCTGTGTCGGGGATGGAGCCTCGAAAAAGCGGTCCGTTTCGCGAACCGGGTCGGCGCGCTGATGGCGACGAAACCGGGGGCGACTCCCCGGATTGCGGCGGAATATGCCGAGTTGTGGAAGACGTTCGGACGTTCTTGA
- a CDS encoding sulfatase — MRSALVLLVLFSAASLEAAEKKLNVLFIAVDDLRPELGCYGTPIIKSPHIDALAAKGMVFERAYCQQAVCSPTRSSLLTGRRPDTTKVYDLVTHFRRALPDVVTLPQAFKDAGWHTQSFGKIYHGGYDDPASWTDAAWFPGKSNRKTALLDQDAEFGDLQFVTALQNQQGQRRRNAQNQQNQEKIERDPKTGLILKGNRNNRGPKGVAFEASEKGDSELADGMIADAAIARMREIKDRPFFLAVGFMKPHLPFIAPKKYFDLYDPATIPMAKSKSLPTGAPEYAGNNSGELRGYTNIPDGNEPITDELSRELKHAYYAATSYMDAQLGRVVAELDALGLRENTVIILWGDHGWKLGDHGLWCKHCNWEPDTRCALVMSMPGQTTAGQKTSALVEYVDVFPTLCDVCGIDLPEGLEGTSFAPLLKDPKQAWKSAAFSQYPRAKKMGYSMRTARYRYTEWQEDGNAVGRELYDYEADPNETASIADRPENAKLVEELSAQLKAGWKQAKPR; from the coding sequence ATGCGGTCCGCGCTCGTCCTGCTTGTCCTCTTCTCTGCCGCGTCCCTCGAGGCCGCGGAGAAGAAACTTAACGTGCTGTTCATTGCGGTGGACGATCTTCGTCCCGAGCTGGGCTGCTACGGCACTCCGATCATCAAGTCGCCCCATATCGACGCCCTCGCCGCGAAGGGAATGGTGTTCGAACGGGCTTACTGCCAGCAGGCGGTCTGCAGCCCGACGCGATCGTCACTCCTGACGGGGCGACGGCCCGACACCACGAAGGTGTACGACCTGGTGACCCACTTCCGCCGCGCCCTGCCCGATGTCGTGACGCTGCCGCAGGCGTTCAAGGACGCTGGCTGGCACACGCAGTCGTTCGGCAAGATTTACCACGGCGGATATGACGACCCCGCTTCCTGGACTGACGCCGCATGGTTTCCCGGAAAGAGCAACCGGAAGACCGCACTGCTCGATCAGGATGCCGAATTCGGCGACCTGCAATTCGTGACGGCTCTGCAGAATCAGCAGGGACAGCGCCGCCGCAATGCCCAGAATCAGCAGAACCAGGAGAAGATCGAGCGAGATCCGAAGACGGGCCTGATCCTGAAAGGAAATCGCAACAACCGCGGCCCCAAAGGGGTGGCGTTTGAGGCGAGTGAAAAGGGAGACAGCGAGCTGGCGGACGGCATGATTGCCGACGCGGCCATCGCGCGGATGCGGGAGATCAAGGATCGCCCGTTCTTCCTGGCGGTCGGCTTCATGAAGCCGCATCTGCCGTTCATTGCCCCGAAGAAGTATTTCGATCTCTACGACCCGGCCACGATCCCGATGGCGAAGTCGAAGTCGCTCCCCACAGGGGCGCCGGAATACGCAGGCAACAACAGCGGCGAACTTCGCGGCTACACGAACATTCCCGACGGCAACGAGCCGATCACCGATGAACTGTCCCGTGAGCTCAAGCATGCCTACTACGCGGCGACGAGCTACATGGACGCCCAGCTGGGGCGCGTCGTCGCGGAACTTGATGCTCTCGGATTGCGGGAGAACACGGTCATCATCCTGTGGGGCGATCACGGCTGGAAACTGGGGGACCACGGACTGTGGTGCAAGCACTGCAACTGGGAGCCCGACACCCGCTGCGCGCTCGTGATGAGCATGCCCGGCCAGACGACTGCGGGGCAGAAAACGTCGGCGCTCGTCGAGTACGTCGACGTGTTCCCGACGCTGTGCGACGTGTGCGGGATCGACCTGCCGGAAGGCCTCGAGGGAACGAGCTTCGCGCCGCTCCTCAAAGACCCGAAGCAGGCCTGGAAGTCGGCCGCCTTCAGCCAGTACCCGCGGGCGAAGAAAATGGGTTACTCGATGCGGACAGCCCGCTACCGCTACACCGAATGGCAGGAAGACGGCAATGCCGTCGGCCGTGAGCTGTACGATTACGAAGCCGATCCGAATGAGACGGCAAGCATCGCCGACCGCCCCGAGAATGCGAAGCTCGTCGAAGAGCTGAGCGCTCAACTCAAGGCCGGCTGGAAGCAGGCGAAACCCAGGTAA